In one window of Bizionia sp. M204 DNA:
- a CDS encoding porin family protein, translating to MKKLLVCAAVAVFSMGALSAQDVRFGVKGGVNFANLAGDFGVSGFDEDFQDAEMKVGFHIGGLAELKLTEKFALQPELLFSNQGFKSTYFDIDDRKQDYNVNLSYVNIPIMAKFFPIDGLSIEAGPQIGFLVSAKDERNDYYNDYLEEGDVKIDTKDLYKSLDFGLNFGASYEMESGLFFTARYNLGLSKVDDEDFYGDFADFGLFSFSRKNRVIQLSAGFMF from the coding sequence ATGAAAAAATTATTAGTATGTGCAGCTGTTGCTGTGTTCAGTATGGGTGCACTATCAGCACAAGACGTCAGGTTTGGTGTTAAAGGTGGTGTTAACTTTGCAAATTTAGCTGGAGATTTTGGCGTTTCTGGTTTTGACGAGGATTTTCAAGACGCTGAAATGAAAGTTGGCTTTCATATTGGTGGTTTAGCTGAATTAAAGCTCACTGAAAAGTTTGCATTACAGCCTGAATTATTATTTTCTAACCAGGGTTTCAAATCGACTTATTTCGATATTGATGATCGTAAACAAGATTATAATGTAAATTTAAGCTATGTTAACATTCCAATTATGGCTAAATTCTTTCCTATTGATGGTTTAAGCATAGAAGCGGGACCTCAAATAGGTTTTTTAGTTTCGGCTAAAGATGAGCGAAATGATTATTATAATGATTATCTAGAAGAAGGCGATGTTAAAATTGATACAAAGGATTTATACAAGTCACTTGATTTTGGATTAAATTTTGGAGCGAGTTATGAAATGGAAAGTGGACTTTTCTTTACGGCTCGTTATAATTTAGGATTATCTAAAGTGGATGATGAAGATTTTTACGGAGATTTTGCTGATTTTGGATTATTTTCTTTTTCACGTAAAAACCGTGTAATTCAATTATCCGCAGGTTTTATGTTTTAA